In Rhizobium sp. ZPR4, a genomic segment contains:
- a CDS encoding septal ring lytic transglycosylase RlpA family protein: MKFENRAVTYATGMRWFALSLMCATITACGTSQKVASTRQHGKEYFSEKEYGVKASPRVVNNGPVPKGGGRFMVGNPYQVKGKWYYPKEDFGYNKVGIASWYGSAFHGRLTANGEVYDQQSLTAAHPTFPLPSYARVTNVETGSSIIVRVNDRGPYHPGRIIDLSNKTAQLLDLQHSGTGDVRVQYVGRARMDGHDEPYLMASYIPKGSRLPSINPGGQIATGVMVASAGRMTADQLPDSYTPTPTRASRQVRSFDATPAIAPIPRQSPYSATAFADAPKPAYNGDRRNNPPPMTWNGGAMPAVESADPVMIVLPQIGPIPRERPDFTPRMASLDNQSLGSMVAGYQETPVKTVYVDLAFDAVMVRNDGLTQESILSSYRRQHQGTTQVD; this comes from the coding sequence ATGAAATTCGAAAATCGTGCAGTGACATACGCAACGGGTATGCGTTGGTTTGCTCTCTCACTGATGTGCGCAACCATCACGGCCTGCGGAACGTCTCAAAAAGTTGCTTCGACGCGCCAGCACGGCAAGGAATATTTCTCCGAGAAGGAATACGGCGTGAAGGCGAGCCCTCGCGTCGTCAACAACGGCCCGGTGCCAAAGGGCGGCGGCCGCTTCATGGTCGGCAATCCCTATCAGGTGAAGGGCAAGTGGTATTACCCCAAGGAAGATTTCGGCTATAACAAGGTCGGCATTGCGTCTTGGTACGGCTCTGCATTCCACGGTCGCCTCACGGCCAATGGCGAAGTCTACGACCAGCAGTCGCTGACCGCAGCGCACCCGACGTTCCCACTGCCGAGCTATGCTCGCGTCACCAATGTCGAAACCGGCTCCTCCATCATCGTCCGCGTCAACGATCGCGGCCCATACCATCCCGGCCGCATCATCGATCTTTCCAACAAGACGGCGCAGCTACTCGATCTCCAGCACAGCGGCACTGGCGACGTACGCGTGCAATATGTCGGCCGTGCCCGCATGGACGGTCATGACGAGCCTTATCTGATGGCATCCTATATTCCGAAGGGTTCGCGCCTGCCCAGCATCAATCCGGGCGGCCAGATCGCAACCGGCGTGATGGTTGCTTCGGCCGGGCGCATGACCGCGGATCAGCTGCCGGATTCGTATACGCCGACACCGACGCGCGCCAGCCGTCAGGTGCGCAGCTTTGATGCTACGCCGGCGATCGCGCCCATTCCGCGCCAGTCGCCTTATTCGGCAACGGCCTTCGCCGATGCGCCGAAGCCCGCTTATAATGGCGACAGGCGCAACAATCCGCCGCCGATGACCTGGAACGGCGGCGCGATGCCTGCCGTTGAGTCCGCCGATCCCGTGATGATCGTTCTGCCGCAGATCGGGCCGATCCCACGCGAGCGACCTGATTTTACGCCTCGCATGGCAAGCCTCGACAACCAGTCCCTGGGCTCCATGGTTGCCGGCTATCAGGAGACACCGGTCAAGACCGTATACGTCGATCTCGCCTTCGATGCCGTCATGGTTCGCAACGACGGCCTCACGCAGGAATCGATCCTCTCGTCCTATCGCCGCCAGCATCAGGGTACGACGCAGGTCGATTGA
- a CDS encoding GNAT family N-acetyltransferase, whose product MQRFSIRRLDRDNASMFRDIRLEGLARHPEAFGASHDEELDYSLTQIGDRIENNAIFGGFADDGMLVGVVAVARSKSTKMRHIATIWGMYVRPEGRGTGLSRSLMIAAIDEAGQTCRSIRLTVVSSNAAAIRLYESLGFKAWAVDMEALKVGNIYHDEILMRLDTGA is encoded by the coding sequence ATGCAGCGCTTCAGCATACGCCGTCTGGATCGTGACAACGCTTCGATGTTCAGGGACATCCGCTTGGAAGGACTGGCCCGTCACCCGGAAGCATTTGGCGCATCGCACGACGAAGAGCTGGACTATTCGCTGACCCAGATTGGCGACAGGATTGAAAACAATGCCATATTTGGTGGCTTTGCAGATGACGGAATGCTGGTAGGCGTCGTCGCGGTTGCACGATCAAAGAGCACGAAGATGCGCCACATCGCCACGATCTGGGGGATGTATGTGCGCCCGGAAGGGCGAGGCACCGGCCTGTCGCGTTCCCTGATGATCGCGGCGATCGACGAGGCTGGGCAAACATGCCGCTCGATCCGACTAACGGTTGTATCCTCCAACGCGGCAGCCATTCGCCTCTATGAATCTCTTGGCTTCAAGGCCTGGGCGGTCGATATGGAAGCGCTAAAAGTCGGCAATATCTATCATGACGAAATACTGATGCGTCTTGATACAGGCGCCTGA
- a CDS encoding sigma-70 family RNA polymerase sigma factor: MSETSFDPIFSELRPRLVRLAYRMLGSVADAEDIVQDSWLRWLATDRTSVREPAAFLRTVVTRLCLNELKSARRRRESYVGSWLPEPIFDPEDGDAADDITMPLMLALERLSPLERAAFLLHDVFGMDFDEISSAIGREAAACRKLASRARAHVTEARPRFAVGKEQGLKLAAAFFTASRTGDMASLRTLLSEDVIVYADGGGKVATSQRPHIGLSATMRLHEQLARIFRAHPSQLIHYAVIDGLPGFVTIEADNVVQTTALQIEREKVVAIYCTRNPDKLRHIIETLPH; encoded by the coding sequence ATGAGTGAGACATCCTTCGACCCGATCTTTTCCGAGCTGCGCCCGCGCCTCGTCAGGCTTGCCTACAGGATGCTCGGGTCGGTCGCGGATGCGGAGGACATCGTGCAGGATAGCTGGCTACGCTGGCTGGCGACCGATCGCACCTCCGTTCGCGAACCGGCGGCATTCCTGCGGACCGTCGTCACCAGACTTTGTCTGAACGAGCTGAAATCCGCGCGCCGTCGCCGGGAATCCTATGTGGGCTCCTGGTTGCCGGAGCCGATCTTCGATCCGGAGGATGGCGATGCCGCCGACGATATAACCATGCCGCTGATGCTGGCCTTGGAGCGACTTTCGCCGCTGGAGCGGGCCGCCTTTCTGCTGCATGACGTGTTCGGCATGGATTTCGATGAGATCTCCTCCGCGATCGGTCGCGAGGCGGCCGCTTGCCGCAAGCTTGCCAGCCGGGCTAGGGCGCATGTCACTGAGGCCCGGCCGCGTTTCGCCGTCGGCAAGGAACAGGGGCTCAAGCTTGCCGCGGCTTTCTTCACGGCGTCGAGAACGGGAGACATGGCCTCTCTTCGGACCTTGCTTTCCGAGGATGTCATTGTCTATGCCGACGGCGGCGGCAAGGTGGCGACGTCGCAGCGACCACACATCGGGCTTTCTGCCACCATGCGGCTCCATGAGCAGCTGGCGCGAATTTTCCGCGCGCATCCCTCACAACTGATCCACTATGCCGTCATCGATGGCTTGCCAGGCTTCGTGACAATAGAAGCCGACAATGTGGTGCAGACGACCGCGCTGCAGATCGAACGGGAAAAGGTTGTTGCCATCTATTGCACCCGCAATCCGGACAAGCTGCGACACATTATCGAGACTTTGCCGCATTGA
- a CDS encoding flavodoxin family protein, translated as MIRQRIAIVYHSGYGHTGRQAEAVRAGVEEVDGAEAMLLTVDEVERHWGDLNAAQAIIFGSPTYMGAVSAPFKTFQEATSNAVLARGYLWKDKIAAGFTTSGSRSGDKLSTLMQMVIFAAQHGMHWVGLDLPPANCSSTGSEEDMNRLGFWLGAAAQANTDEGPETAPPASDLATARHLGKRVALATLQFVRGRDFDPFPREFAAHE; from the coding sequence ATGATCCGCCAGCGCATCGCAATCGTCTATCATAGCGGTTATGGGCACACGGGCAGACAGGCCGAAGCCGTCAGGGCGGGGGTCGAGGAGGTCGACGGCGCAGAAGCCATGCTGTTGACCGTCGATGAGGTGGAGCGCCACTGGGGCGATCTCAATGCGGCACAGGCGATCATCTTCGGTTCGCCGACTTATATGGGCGCGGTTTCCGCGCCATTTAAAACATTCCAGGAGGCAACGTCGAATGCGGTTCTCGCCAGAGGCTATCTCTGGAAGGACAAGATCGCAGCCGGCTTCACCACCTCCGGATCACGATCCGGTGACAAGCTTTCGACGCTGATGCAGATGGTGATTTTTGCAGCCCAGCATGGAATGCATTGGGTCGGTCTCGATCTTCCTCCGGCGAACTGCTCTTCGACAGGTTCGGAAGAGGATATGAACCGTCTCGGCTTCTGGCTCGGCGCCGCGGCGCAGGCGAATACGGATGAAGGCCCTGAAACCGCGCCGCCCGCATCCGATCTTGCCACCGCGCGCCATCTTGGAAAACGTGTGGCGCTGGCTACGTTGCAATTCGTTCGCGGCCGCGACTTCGATCCATTTCCACGCGAGTTTGCGGCCCATGAGTGA
- a CDS encoding FkbM family methyltransferase, with product MSEVFEPFIARERFVGPHKFDIHIQDELGRQWYSYPNQWQSERQWWIDTIRPGATVLECGAHQGLTTVLLALCAGPSGVVHAWEASPANAAVIERNAKLNGLENVVVHPRAAGDRKGMLPVHDSQGSFMVLASDQDPRMSTKVDVVRLDDDYDHLRKVDFLKIDVDGADLEVLLGAPKILSYRPYINLELHTFLFDNPVRTVSTIMKIFEDLNYSFKVDAYDGKEVIDVGTSPDIGWLTSFKFVQLFCTPV from the coding sequence ATGTCTGAAGTCTTCGAACCGTTCATCGCGCGCGAGCGTTTTGTCGGGCCGCATAAGTTCGATATTCATATTCAGGACGAGTTGGGCCGGCAATGGTACAGCTACCCCAATCAATGGCAAAGCGAGCGGCAATGGTGGATCGATACCATCAGGCCGGGTGCCACGGTTCTCGAATGCGGTGCACATCAGGGGCTTACAACGGTTCTTCTGGCTCTGTGTGCGGGGCCGAGTGGTGTGGTCCACGCCTGGGAGGCATCTCCTGCCAACGCCGCCGTGATCGAACGCAATGCCAAGCTGAACGGACTGGAAAACGTCGTCGTCCATCCGCGCGCAGCCGGCGACCGGAAGGGCATGTTGCCGGTTCACGACAGCCAGGGTTCCTTCATGGTTCTGGCATCGGATCAGGACCCGAGAATGTCGACCAAGGTGGATGTCGTCAGGCTGGATGACGACTACGATCATTTGAGAAAGGTCGATTTCCTGAAGATCGATGTGGACGGCGCTGATCTCGAAGTATTGCTGGGGGCACCAAAGATCCTGTCCTATCGGCCCTATATCAATCTCGAACTGCACACTTTCCTCTTCGACAACCCGGTCAGGACGGTCTCCACGATCATGAAAATATTTGAGGATCTGAACTACAGCTTCAAAGTGGATGCCTATGACGGCAAAGAGGTGATCGATGTCGGCACATCCCCGGACATCGGCTGGCTGACGAGCTTCAAATTCGTACAGCTTTTCTGCACGCCGGTGTGA
- a CDS encoding tyrosine-type recombinase/integrase, with protein MSGQGRLGKTSLPLIRFHGLRHTHASQMLAAGVHPKVASERLGHSTIGITLDLYSPVMPGMQADAAEQVDAALQVAISASRKTK; from the coding sequence ATGAGTGGACAAGGCCGCTTGGGGAAAACGTCTTTACCTCTTATTCGCTTCCACGGTCTGCGCCATACCCATGCATCACAGATGCTTGCCGCCGGCGTCCATCCGAAGGTCGCCAGCGAGCGTTTAGGCCATTCAACAATAGGGATCACGCTTGATCTTTACTCGCCTGTGATGCCAGGAATGCAGGCTGATGCCGCTGAACAAGTTGACGCGGCGTTGCAAGTCGCTATAAGCGCAAGTCGGAAAACGAAATAG
- a CDS encoding DUF1515 family protein, with protein MATSIKTRNVKGNLAAVQEDVSQMRPVTDDVKRWKLMSLGALGMIGIIGMALGVSFVDTLKRIGFCLSANSPASRG; from the coding sequence ATGGCTACGTCTATAAAGACCCGAAACGTCAAGGGCAACCTGGCTGCGGTTCAGGAAGACGTTTCGCAAATGCGGCCGGTCACCGACGACGTGAAGCGATGGAAACTCATGAGCCTGGGGGCGTTAGGCATGATCGGGATCATCGGCATGGCGCTTGGCGTGTCGTTTGTCGATACATTGAAGCGAATAGGCTTTTGCTTATCGGCAAATAGCCCTGCCTCGAGGGGATGA